One Acinetobacter colistiniresistens DNA segment encodes these proteins:
- a CDS encoding adenosylcobinamide-GDP ribazoletransferase, translating into MTPFWIALQFLTVLPIELKTMPSAKQNGQALLFYPLVGLLLGMILFASAMLLIKLPIILSAALILVLWIWLTGGLHFDGLADSADAWVGGFGDPERTLKIMKDPACGPIGVLSLVVVCLLKFVALYVLLEQQMAAFLIVLPMLGRNVPLFLFLTTPYVRAQGLGRSMTDFMPNKQLWMVFVITISLLCIFKWVGLVALLVFLLMLFYLRSVFIKRIGGITGDTVGAAIELTETGVILSVVIASFYII; encoded by the coding sequence ATGACACCTTTTTGGATTGCCTTGCAGTTTTTGACCGTTTTACCGATTGAGCTCAAAACAATGCCAAGTGCCAAGCAGAATGGTCAGGCATTATTATTTTATCCTTTGGTTGGCTTGTTGCTTGGAATGATTTTATTTGCCTCAGCAATGTTATTGATAAAGCTTCCGATCATCTTGAGTGCAGCGTTGATCCTTGTACTCTGGATTTGGCTGACGGGTGGATTACATTTCGATGGTTTAGCGGATAGTGCAGATGCGTGGGTGGGTGGATTTGGTGATCCTGAACGAACCCTGAAAATCATGAAAGACCCTGCTTGTGGTCCAATCGGCGTGCTGAGTTTAGTCGTAGTCTGCTTGCTGAAATTTGTGGCCTTATATGTTTTGCTCGAACAACAAATGGCTGCCTTTTTAATTGTCTTGCCTATGCTGGGGCGCAATGTGCCACTGTTTTTATTCCTCACTACACCTTATGTGCGTGCTCAAGGCTTAGGGCGTTCTATGACTGATTTTATGCCAAATAAGCAACTTTGGATGGTTTTTGTCATTACAATTTCATTGCTTTGTATATTTAAATGGGTGGGTTTAGTTGCACTATTGGTTTTTTTACTGATGCTTTTCTATCTGCGTTCTGTATTTATTAAACGTATTGGCGGGATTACTGGCGATACTGTAGGTGCAGCAATTGAGCTGACTGAAACGGGTGTGATTCTCAGTGTTGTGATTGCTTCATTCTATATCATTTAA
- a CDS encoding histidine phosphatase family protein: MHLDLLRHGETTLSHTLRGHLDDALTEQGWLQMQSTVEQHLAAQVQWDVIISSPLQRCQKFAAALAKQLELPLLLNAEIKEMYFGDWEGIATQTIYETEPELLANFWQFPTRYQAPNGESLNQFQQRVMHGFDDIYMQMQQHHWNRALVVTHGGVIKLLTCLARHHKLDDLLTMPAELGKLYSLNLTQIENTIHFSEKTAT, translated from the coding sequence TTGCACCTTGATTTACTGCGGCATGGGGAAACGACACTCAGCCATACCTTACGTGGACATTTGGATGATGCGCTTACTGAACAAGGTTGGTTGCAAATGCAATCCACCGTTGAGCAGCATCTTGCTGCTCAAGTACAATGGGATGTAATCATCAGTTCGCCATTACAACGCTGCCAAAAATTTGCGGCAGCACTGGCGAAACAACTTGAATTACCTTTGCTGCTCAATGCAGAAATTAAGGAAATGTATTTTGGCGATTGGGAAGGTATTGCCACGCAAACCATTTATGAAACAGAGCCTGAGTTATTGGCAAATTTCTGGCAATTTCCAACCCGATATCAAGCACCCAATGGGGAGTCACTGAATCAATTTCAGCAGCGCGTTATGCATGGTTTTGATGATATTTACATGCAAATGCAGCAGCATCATTGGAACAGGGCTTTGGTGGTGACACACGGTGGTGTAATTAAATTACTCACTTGTTTGGCACGTCATCATAAGTTAGATGATCTATTAACCATGCCCGCAGAGTTAGGAAAGCTATATTCTTTAAACTTAACTCAAATTGAAAATACAATTCATTTTTCTGAAAAGACAGCAACTTAG
- the cobT gene encoding nicotinate-nucleotide--dimethylbenzimidazole phosphoribosyltransferase yields MTEQAPWFLAAVQQPDLDAKQQAEQRQLQLTKPTGALGQLEQLAIQLASLQGTLHPQIQQPWITIFAGDHGVVAENISAYPQAVTRQMLQNFASGGAAISVIAKHHHAHLQVVDCGTVGEAYDYVGVERHCIRAGTANFAQQVAMTEQECLAALQLGKDCVDRAKAQAADIFIAGEMGIGNTCSASALACLLLHEGAAQLTGVGTGINNQQLQHKIAVIDQAVKLHQQNVADDALKILAAVGGLEIAAMTGAYIRCAQIGLPIVVDGFISSVAALCAVRMQPQSHAWMLFGHQSAEYGHQRVLNALDAQPILNMNLRLGEGSGAGAALSMLQLACVLHNQMATFAEAAVTGDKVAP; encoded by the coding sequence ATGACTGAACAAGCGCCATGGTTTTTAGCCGCAGTACAGCAACCCGACTTAGATGCGAAACAACAAGCTGAACAACGACAACTGCAATTGACCAAACCAACTGGTGCTTTGGGCCAACTTGAACAACTTGCAATACAGTTGGCCAGCTTACAAGGCACGCTCCATCCACAGATTCAGCAGCCTTGGATCACGATTTTTGCAGGCGATCACGGCGTTGTAGCCGAAAATATTTCGGCTTATCCGCAGGCCGTGACCCGTCAAATGCTGCAAAATTTTGCTTCAGGCGGTGCAGCTATCAGTGTGATTGCCAAACATCATCATGCACATTTACAAGTGGTGGATTGCGGTACAGTGGGTGAAGCCTATGATTATGTTGGGGTTGAGCGGCATTGCATTCGTGCAGGTACCGCTAATTTTGCTCAACAAGTCGCAATGACGGAACAGGAATGCTTAGCGGCTTTACAACTGGGTAAAGACTGCGTTGATCGTGCTAAAGCACAAGCTGCTGATATTTTTATTGCAGGGGAAATGGGGATAGGAAATACCTGTTCAGCTTCAGCACTGGCCTGTTTGTTGTTGCATGAAGGTGCTGCACAACTGACGGGTGTGGGGACAGGAATTAATAACCAACAACTACAACATAAGATCGCTGTCATTGATCAAGCCGTGAAGCTGCATCAACAGAATGTGGCGGATGACGCTTTAAAAATTCTGGCAGCTGTTGGCGGTCTAGAAATTGCGGCAATGACAGGCGCTTATATTCGCTGTGCACAAATCGGTTTGCCGATTGTGGTAGATGGCTTTATTAGCTCGGTTGCAGCCTTGTGTGCGGTACGTATGCAACCACAAAGCCATGCATGGATGCTGTTTGGACATCAATCAGCTGAGTATGGACATCAACGTGTCTTAAATGCATTGGATGCACAACCTATTTTAAATATGAATTTGCGTTTGGGTGAAGGTAGTGGTGCAGGAGCTGCACTGTCTATGTTGCAACTGGCTTGTGTGCTGCATAATCAAATGGCAACCTTTGCCGAAGCTGCGGTTACGGGTGATAAAGTTGCACCTTGA
- the cobU gene encoding bifunctional adenosylcobinamide kinase/adenosylcobinamide-phosphate guanylyltransferase: MLQLILGGARSGKSRLAEQIAKDTGLSVIYIATAQALDAEMQQRIAHHQQQRPAHWQVLEEPIYLADQLLQCDQANQVILVDCLTLWLSNLLLAEDPDFQSQQMQKLFEVLVQLKSQIILVSNETGLGVVPMGEISRRFVDEAGRLHQTLGQLADKVVFCVAGFPMILKDEK, encoded by the coding sequence ATGTTGCAACTGATTTTAGGCGGAGCACGCTCAGGTAAAAGCCGTTTGGCAGAACAAATTGCCAAAGATACAGGTTTATCGGTGATTTACATTGCAACGGCGCAAGCCTTAGATGCAGAAATGCAGCAGCGTATTGCACATCATCAACAGCAACGCCCAGCACATTGGCAGGTACTTGAAGAACCGATTTATCTGGCAGATCAACTCTTGCAATGCGATCAAGCAAACCAAGTGATTTTGGTTGATTGCCTGACTTTATGGCTGAGTAATTTATTATTGGCTGAAGACCCAGATTTTCAGTCACAACAGATGCAAAAATTATTCGAAGTCTTAGTACAACTAAAATCTCAAATTATTCTGGTCAGCAATGAAACTGGGCTGGGAGTGGTACCAATGGGAGAAATTAGCCGTCGTTTTGTCGATGAAGCAGGGCGTTTGCATCAGACTCTGGGGCAACTTGCCGATAAAGTCGTGTTTTGTGTAGCAGGCTTTCCAATGATTTTAAAAGATGAGAAATAA
- a CDS encoding 2'-5' RNA ligase family protein encodes MLLQTETQLIATEQRDYPEWHVGRSDYGVWYIEIAQPELIQYLDEIQAKFSDLLLPKQQRQYHITLFVCGFLQPAAQQYDDDFQIQKLEQQIKMLKALQLTTFELEIRQIDSFSSALFLHIKDQDHVLAQLRQQFVQVTNEVAALEYCPHITLGLYRKAWLSNIVLERIQQLSIKNIKFQVEKITFGYYKAQILQGLLYPYHQIELG; translated from the coding sequence GTGTTATTACAAACAGAGACGCAATTGATTGCAACCGAACAGCGTGATTATCCTGAATGGCATGTGGGGCGCTCGGACTATGGGGTGTGGTATATCGAGATTGCTCAGCCAGAACTGATTCAATATTTAGATGAAATCCAGGCAAAATTTTCAGATTTGCTGCTTCCGAAACAACAACGTCAATATCACATCACCCTATTTGTTTGTGGTTTCTTGCAACCTGCTGCTCAGCAGTACGATGATGATTTTCAGATTCAGAAGTTAGAGCAACAGATCAAAATGCTTAAAGCATTACAGCTGACAACTTTTGAGCTGGAAATTAGACAGATAGATAGCTTTAGCAGTGCTTTATTTTTGCATATCAAAGACCAAGATCATGTACTGGCTCAGCTTCGCCAACAATTTGTTCAAGTGACGAATGAGGTTGCTGCACTTGAATATTGTCCGCATATTACTTTAGGTCTGTATCGTAAAGCTTGGCTCAGTAATATTGTACTGGAGCGGATACAACAACTTTCAATAAAAAATATAAAGTTTCAGGTCGAAAAAATAACTTTCGGTTATTATAAAGCTCAGATTTTACAAGGATTACTGTATCCTTATCATCAAATTGAACTAGGTTAG
- the mtlD gene encoding bifunctional mannitol-1-phosphate dehydrogenase/phosphatase, translated as MLIFHDYPVQGALFDMDGTMFDTERLRFQTLKQASKELIGQEFSDEYLMQCLGLSAKASEQLAQKFYGADVPYGAIRKRADEVELEFVRNNGVPIKKGLIQVLERLRKSGLKMAVATSSRRAIAEEYLINANVYKFFDLLVCGDEVEKGKPHPEIFLKAAQKLNLQPQQCLMFEDSENGICSAYDAGGITILFKDIKEPNDHMLSKANFYYPDMYDCLNALDQYIPEMGMPQLQELFPQSSNQLTVGIHGFGAIGGGYVAQILSYWDGYTRPKRILASTRNRLYLESVNSFGRYSIRYGQSSYDERIDNLTVIDADNEQQMLEMYMQSSLIALCLPEQAIASEAKTIAKGLLARFMSADVQNNEPITFLIILNKVCAKYLVLKHIREALLTMTDEDIAEHILSEHYFCDTVVNRMVSKLSDQALYRQLNIKHNLFKQYQNELNPEAIELSDETALTEQQEQQITHCLDDMRGQFQTGQFLQNMDLILFHSETDMPIYVENRSPLLSKMRQMILVDQISEIQIIKNRLWNGCHAMLAWYASALGHDTIGIAMADPKIMKYAEQVVNEVKLGLANMIPNQAKELDRMADSFLHSCRSAYKDPCERVARDPLRKLNLSERVLGSLEGHVQQQLPYQKLMQGAIYGYVYALKMLELDEIKIVKHVQTNIEHMDITENQKKALLNQLYQGIQAELNHEAFLSQLDELKLQTA; from the coding sequence ATGCTTATTTTTCATGATTATCCTGTTCAAGGCGCACTTTTTGACATGGATGGAACAATGTTTGATACCGAGCGCTTACGCTTCCAGACATTGAAACAGGCATCAAAAGAGCTGATTGGACAGGAATTTTCAGATGAATATTTGATGCAGTGTCTAGGGCTAAGTGCGAAAGCATCGGAGCAGCTGGCACAAAAGTTTTATGGTGCAGATGTTCCTTATGGTGCGATTCGCAAACGTGCAGATGAAGTGGAACTAGAATTTGTGCGTAACAATGGTGTACCAATTAAAAAAGGATTGATTCAGGTCTTAGAGCGCCTAAGAAAATCAGGCTTAAAAATGGCAGTCGCGACCTCAAGCCGTCGAGCAATTGCCGAAGAATATCTCATTAATGCGAATGTTTATAAATTTTTTGATCTTTTGGTCTGTGGGGATGAAGTTGAAAAGGGCAAACCGCATCCAGAAATCTTTTTAAAAGCCGCACAAAAACTAAACCTACAACCGCAGCAATGTTTAATGTTTGAAGACTCGGAGAATGGTATTTGTTCAGCCTATGATGCAGGCGGAATCACGATTTTATTTAAAGACATTAAAGAACCTAACGATCATATGCTCTCTAAAGCAAATTTCTATTATCCCGACATGTATGACTGTCTGAATGCTTTAGACCAATATATTCCTGAAATGGGCATGCCACAGTTACAAGAGTTATTTCCACAGAGTTCTAATCAATTGACCGTTGGGATTCATGGTTTTGGTGCCATTGGTGGCGGTTATGTGGCTCAGATCTTGTCCTATTGGGATGGTTATACGCGACCGAAACGTATTTTAGCCTCAACCCGAAATCGTCTATACCTAGAGTCCGTGAATAGTTTTGGTCGCTACAGTATTCGATATGGTCAGTCTTCTTATGATGAGCGTATTGATAATCTCACAGTGATTGATGCTGATAATGAACAGCAGATGCTAGAAATGTATATGCAATCTAGTCTGATTGCACTTTGCTTACCTGAACAGGCAATTGCGTCTGAGGCCAAAACCATTGCCAAGGGGCTACTGGCTCGTTTTATGTCAGCAGATGTACAAAATAATGAGCCGATTACTTTTTTGATTATTTTAAATAAAGTCTGCGCAAAATATTTGGTCTTGAAACATATCCGTGAAGCCTTACTGACCATGACGGATGAGGATATTGCCGAACATATTTTAAGTGAGCATTATTTTTGCGATACCGTGGTCAATCGAATGGTATCCAAACTTAGTGATCAAGCCTTATATCGCCAGCTTAATATCAAGCATAACCTGTTTAAGCAATATCAAAATGAGCTGAATCCTGAAGCGATTGAGTTGTCAGATGAGACCGCGCTGACTGAACAGCAGGAACAGCAGATCACACATTGTTTAGATGATATGCGTGGGCAGTTTCAAACAGGGCAATTCCTACAGAATATGGATCTCATCCTGTTCCATAGTGAAACGGATATGCCGATTTATGTGGAGAACCGTAGTCCCTTATTGAGTAAAATGCGCCAAATGATTTTAGTCGATCAGATTTCTGAGATTCAAATCATTAAGAATCGCTTATGGAATGGTTGTCATGCCATGCTGGCGTGGTATGCCAGTGCACTTGGACATGACACCATTGGTATTGCCATGGCGGATCCAAAGATCATGAAATATGCTGAACAGGTGGTCAACGAAGTTAAATTGGGCCTAGCCAATATGATTCCCAACCAAGCCAAAGAACTGGATCGTATGGCAGACAGTTTCCTGCATTCTTGTCGATCTGCCTATAAAGATCCCTGCGAGCGCGTGGCTCGTGATCCACTCAGAAAACTCAATCTAAGCGAGCGGGTGTTAGGCAGTTTAGAAGGCCATGTGCAACAACAGCTTCCTTATCAAAAGTTAATGCAAGGCGCAATTTATGGTTATGTCTATGCCTTGAAAATGCTTGAGTTGGACGAAATTAAAATCGTAAAGCATGTACAGACCAATATTGAACATATGGATATTACTGAAAACCAGAAGAAAGCCTTATTAAATCAACTCTATCAAGGGATTCAGGCAGAACTAAATCATGAAGCATTCTTGTCACAGTTAGATGAACTGAAACTTCAGACAGCTTAA
- a CDS encoding histidine-type phosphatase has translation MNILLKSSVLCVSIVLAACNNDDHVESQNPPETSTASKYYQTKTPYQPQQDLKKYEAIPQGFQPVFTELVARHGSRGLSSIKYDLALYNLWKQAKAENALTSLGEKLGADLESMMKANILLGYGVDGIRQFGYGNESMQGIQEHRGIADRLLQRLPTLFQTAAQQSSSILVQSSGVDRAVDSAKFFTAELLQQQPQLKTHIIPVSYTSLASSSVPSIEDGGVDRFKLYFHSLNKEQDLVQPLSAQQQAIYDASQAYQHFEEDDADLVNKLNELVKNSRAEQVAMSVLNPLFKSEFIKKLGTTGYVFSNTGSYSVTSPKGETITEKGKGKNSIASAVDAAAYIYELYSISGGMKTELKGTDFDQYMPVDAAKFYAEFNDANDFYTKGPSFTESKNVTSAIAQGLKQDLFKQVDAIVDKQQTHRAVLRFAHAEIIIPLATSLELHNMMQSLPLRQTYSYNTSAWRGETVSPMAANLQWDIYQDKQGTTLLKMFYNEKETLFKPSCNYARYSNNSFYYDYLKLKQCYQIQ, from the coding sequence ATGAATATATTATTGAAAAGCAGTGTGTTATGCGTGAGCATTGTATTGGCGGCATGTAATAATGACGATCACGTAGAATCGCAAAATCCGCCAGAAACGAGTACTGCATCAAAATATTATCAGACTAAAACTCCATACCAACCGCAACAAGATCTAAAAAAATATGAAGCCATTCCGCAAGGGTTTCAGCCAGTATTTACTGAACTGGTTGCCCGTCATGGTTCTCGCGGCTTATCGAGCATCAAATATGATTTAGCGCTGTATAACCTATGGAAACAGGCCAAAGCTGAAAATGCGCTCACATCTTTAGGCGAAAAGCTGGGGGCAGATTTGGAAAGTATGATGAAGGCTAATATTCTTCTCGGTTATGGTGTGGATGGCATCCGTCAGTTTGGCTATGGCAATGAAAGCATGCAAGGTATTCAGGAGCATCGCGGTATTGCTGATCGTTTATTGCAACGGCTTCCAACTTTGTTCCAAACTGCAGCACAGCAATCATCATCAATTTTAGTACAAAGCTCGGGTGTAGACCGTGCTGTAGATAGCGCCAAGTTTTTTACTGCTGAATTGCTCCAACAGCAGCCACAATTAAAGACACATATCATCCCAGTCTCCTACACGAGCTTAGCCAGTAGCAGTGTGCCATCAATTGAAGATGGTGGCGTTGATCGTTTTAAACTCTATTTTCATAGTTTGAACAAAGAGCAAGATCTAGTACAACCTTTATCGGCGCAACAACAGGCGATTTACGATGCCAGTCAAGCCTATCAGCATTTCGAAGAAGATGATGCAGATCTGGTCAATAAACTCAATGAGCTTGTGAAAAATAGCCGTGCTGAACAGGTGGCAATGAGCGTGTTGAATCCACTTTTTAAGTCTGAATTTATTAAAAAATTGGGAACAACGGGATATGTATTTAGCAATACCGGCTCTTATAGCGTCACGTCACCTAAAGGTGAAACCATCACTGAAAAAGGTAAGGGAAAAAATAGTATTGCCAGTGCTGTGGATGCAGCGGCCTATATCTATGAGTTGTATTCGATTTCAGGCGGCATGAAAACTGAACTGAAAGGGACTGATTTTGATCAGTATATGCCTGTAGATGCAGCAAAGTTCTATGCTGAATTTAACGATGCCAATGATTTTTACACTAAAGGTCCAAGTTTTACCGAATCGAAGAATGTCACCAGTGCAATTGCCCAAGGTTTAAAACAGGACTTATTTAAACAGGTCGATGCGATTGTGGATAAGCAGCAAACCCATCGTGCAGTATTACGTTTTGCTCATGCTGAAATCATTATTCCTTTGGCGACCAGTTTAGAGTTGCATAACATGATGCAGTCGTTACCGTTACGTCAAACTTATAGTTATAACACCAGTGCTTGGCGTGGTGAGACGGTGTCACCGATGGCAGCAAATCTACAGTGGGATATTTATCAAGATAAGCAAGGCACAACCTTGCTGAAAATGTTCTATAACGAGAAAGAAACTTTATTTAAACCGAGTTGTAACTACGCACGTTATAGCAATAACAGTTTTTATTATGATTATTTGAAGCTTAAACAATGTTATCAAATTCAATAA
- a CDS encoding PepSY domain-containing protein — MNARLLKKLLSLHRNFGMVFGILVLLWSLTGVLHPIMSATQPQPVKRMPPSQQLDLTHALAATDVLKQHQIAQFSALQVIELKPQHFAYRVLQPNQNIAEYYDSQTGQLLIDAEQQDAQRLALWYTGLSRQDIVSSQIITTFSDDYPSVNRLLPVWRVDFQNGLRAYVDPSQARLATLSNDQKMWMAKIFRLGHTWTWGDQAWTGQTILMQLALIGILCMTFMGIGLFFKIHNRRNHRLGHKPTRFLHRYLGISLSVFILLWVMSGFYHLWQKKPDIKNIQPVFHTTDLTTQAWQQVTTHPIQRLDLVPTSFSETHSHAAWMIQAIGQAPLQGSMTAATKEHNHHPSKTAAPNIQFVDANNTKALDILEQSKLLAASYLGLQPEQVQHASWVTSFGGEYGFINKRLPVIKVETQLENQLRLYIEPSSGMIAAQVTQQDALEGFSFAYLHKWTWLPIDKTLRDIILGTIAGLVAVLSVLGFLVQLRKR, encoded by the coding sequence ATGAATGCCAGACTACTGAAAAAACTACTGTCATTACACCGTAATTTTGGGATGGTGTTCGGTATTCTCGTTTTACTTTGGTCTTTAACAGGTGTGTTGCATCCAATCATGAGTGCAACACAACCTCAACCTGTAAAACGAATGCCCCCATCTCAACAATTGGATTTAACACATGCATTAGCGGCAACGGATGTTTTAAAACAACATCAGATAGCACAATTTTCAGCACTACAGGTGATTGAATTAAAGCCTCAGCATTTTGCTTATCGCGTCTTACAACCCAATCAAAATATTGCTGAATATTATGATAGTCAGACAGGTCAATTGCTGATTGATGCAGAACAACAAGATGCCCAACGTTTAGCACTTTGGTATACAGGCTTATCGCGACAGGACATTGTATCCAGCCAAATCATCACCACATTCAGTGATGATTATCCGAGTGTCAATCGTTTACTGCCTGTTTGGCGTGTTGATTTTCAAAATGGTTTACGTGCCTATGTTGATCCTTCACAAGCCCGATTGGCCACACTCTCCAATGATCAAAAGATGTGGATGGCAAAAATCTTCCGCTTAGGTCATACCTGGACATGGGGTGATCAAGCTTGGACAGGTCAGACTATTCTCATGCAGCTGGCTTTGATTGGCATACTGTGCATGACTTTTATGGGCATTGGCTTATTTTTTAAAATTCACAATCGACGCAATCACCGCTTAGGGCATAAGCCAACTCGTTTTCTGCACCGCTATTTAGGCATCAGTCTAAGCGTGTTTATTCTGCTTTGGGTGATGAGTGGTTTCTATCATCTTTGGCAGAAAAAACCTGATATTAAAAACATTCAACCTGTTTTTCATACTACTGATTTAACTACTCAAGCATGGCAGCAGGTCACGACACACCCCATTCAACGGCTGGATCTTGTTCCAACATCCTTTAGCGAAACACATAGCCATGCAGCATGGATGATTCAAGCCATTGGACAAGCACCACTACAAGGAAGCATGACAGCAGCAACGAAGGAGCACAATCATCACCCTAGCAAAACAGCGGCACCTAACATTCAATTTGTTGATGCCAATAATACTAAGGCACTTGATATTCTTGAACAAAGCAAACTATTGGCTGCAAGCTATTTAGGATTACAGCCTGAGCAAGTGCAACACGCTTCATGGGTGACCAGCTTTGGAGGAGAATATGGTTTTATCAACAAACGCCTACCCGTGATCAAAGTTGAGACGCAGTTAGAGAATCAACTCAGACTGTATATTGAGCCTAGCAGTGGCATGATTGCAGCACAAGTTACCCAACAAGATGCTTTAGAAGGATTTAGCTTTGCTTATTTGCACAAATGGACATGGTTGCCAATAGATAAAACACTTCGAGATATCATTCTAGGTACGATTGCCGGATTGGTTGCTGTACTTTCTGTACTTGGTTTCTTGGTTCAACTACGTAAGCGCTAA